The genomic stretch TGGATATACAATGCTAGACTAGATAAATGAATCTTAATTTGATCCATTAACAAATTCTGAGAATACCCTAGCTGGGGAatttcaggcaggcaggcagtctggtGGCTGTATGCAAGGAATGGTCAAAGGCTTTGAAATATTAACTTGCCTGGCCTTTGTGCAGCACCCCAGACTAGGCTGAAAGTTTCAGGGGTAGAACTGGTAATAAGGATGATGAGAAATATGAACTCTAGCTAAAGCATTTCTGGATGGGAAAAATTCACTAGAGGGGCTTCCCTAATCCAGGAAGAAGGAAGAGGTGTTAGGTCGGAAGCCTTCCGAAGAAAGGCTTGTAAGCTTTCTTTGAGAGTATTTTCCTTAGGCAGCAGTTGAGGAAAGAGAGCAGCAAGACTTTCTTCCCCCTTTTAAATACTTCATAGTGGTAATGGCAGCCACTCTCTCATGCTGCCTTTCAGTAAATAGAAATGTGGCTGTTTCTACAGTTGAAAACAAGAGCTTAGCCAGATACTTCTAAAACCTAAAACTGCTTCTTTCTCCCTCATACCTTTGTAATGTTGAACTCTTGAAACAAAGTTCAGAATTGTTGTGTGAACATATGACGCAGCCTTAACACTGAATTAAGGCTCTTGGGCTATTAAGGTTCCAGCTGGAAGCCCAAAGTGTCAAGAAATATCTTTCCAAaccttgctgctgggcagcacaatcctaacttgcgctggaacaggcaggccaggaggcttacactgtatccagtgcaaagtTGGGGCTGTCTGCGGCTCAGCTCAAGTcatggggaaacttttccccttaccccgggtaaagtggcagcagctccagtgggtctacttggatctgcgtcacctgACAAGGTAGTGCATAACAGAGGAGCCCAGAGCTGCGCCACGCTGCCTGGAATGGGGCTAGGACATGGAAAAACTGCTGGGTCTTAGCCCCGtcccccactcccttcccacctgcccccaggaacatctactccccaccctcccccacctcagaatgcctccctccctcctccactccctccccacacaccccagacccctgtgccaaccaAGCTCAGCTAGCACAaactcacctgctgctgccaccgcagAGGTtagatctggcctctgtgggctagcAAACCTCCATGTACTGGCACAGCCTACTCCCATGGAGTCGCAAACATGCttcatggcacgtttgtgaccttcctgggctggcgcaagggacttgtacccTGGCGCCCAGggtacagttaggattgtgccctgaaactGTTTTCACcttgggccttctgcatgcaactcATATGCTTCATTAGTGAGTTGTGACCTATCATTCTCATAACATCATCATTCTCGCAACAGTTTAATTGGATCTGCATTAACTACACTGTGAAACTGCACTACACTTGGATAGAATTGGATGGTGTAGACTTCAGCATTTCCCACTTTCTCAGAAAGGGTTATACCTCAGTCATACAGCACAGACTTTGCATGCGAACAAGCTATCTCTATCCAGCTGAGCATATGTGATTTTAAATTGGATTAAGCTCCTCTGTAGACTTTCTCTTTGGAAGAAGTCTCTAGTATTTTTTATTTCGCTTAAAACTTATTGAATAAGAATTTAATCCAGCTCAACAAATCCAAATTAACACTGTTTGCTTTATGCAAGGCAATAATGAGCACAGCACATATCTAATCCCTACTTACTTGGCTTGTTCTCCCTCTCAGGGCACCTATGCCACTGTCTTTAAAGGACGCAGCAAACTGACAGAGAACCTAGTTGCTCTGAAGGAGATCCGGCTAGAGCATGAAGAAGGCGCCCCCTGCACAGCTATACGGGAAGGTCAGGAGCAGGGGGTATTTTCCAAAATGTGGAAGCTCTGCCCAGGCAGTTGTTTCCATAGACACACATATTTTTGCTGCCTGGTTCATAAGAGCTCTTGGGTCACTCCAAGATTCCTGGCAGCCGCTTCCCAGTATGTAGCCCCCCCCCTTATCCTTATGACAGCTGCTCTTTCTTTTTGCTTTACAGTTTCCTTACTGAAGAACCTCAAACATGCAAATATTGTGACACTTCATGATATAATCCACACAAAATGTTCTCTCACTCTCGTCTTTGAGTATCTAGTGagtcttttttttcttatggAGAGACTGGTCCAGCAACTCTGAACTtgtcagcagtgctggtgcagactgggTTTAGTGCCAAGTGTTTACCTCCCTTTACCATCCTATTTttctagatcagctattttcaaccagtgtgttgtggcacattggtgtgtcgcagatggtccacaggtatgcctttggagtttgggggagggtcatttattagtagggccattcggGGGCTatgaaccccccaccagcagcacggtgtgccttgtcaattgtcaaacaactgatggagtgccttgataattttagcacgttgtcagtgtgccaatgagatgacaaaggttgaaaatcactgttccagATCAGCAGGGTCTAATTTAGGATCTCGATCAGATCTAGCAGTGGCAAATTGGGATTTGAGAGTTAGGAAAATGACATGTTAGCAATTTACATGCTAGCTTAGAAATAAAACAATTGGGTTACTTCTGCACCAGATCCGCTATATAGAGAAATGGCTTTGGATCCCTTCTAAATCAACATAGCAATAAACTTGCATTTCTTGCGCAAAGAAACTGCACAAGCCTGAGCTGTTTGTAGACTTGCATTATCAGCCTGCTTTTAGCTGTGAGAAGCAGTTCACTGCTAGCATACACTGTACTTCTGATGACCTGGAAAATACAATTTGATGTGCATTTTCTGCTGCCAAAGAAATGGTAGGTGCCTTTTCTTCAAGGTCACATACACCTTTCAGGATATGATTATCATTGCAGGACAGTGACCTGAAGCAGTACCTGGATAACTGTGGGAACCTGATGAGCATGTACAATGTGAAGGTGAGTGATCAGATAAATGGGATGCAGGAAATAGCCTTTACAGTGGCTTTCTCTCCTATAAGATTATTGCAAAGTTGCATGCCAGAGGCTTTTCCATTCCATTTCAGGAATTTTCCTGCATGCTCTGTCTTCTGCAGAACAAAACATGCCTTTCTTTAATTGTTccttgtctctctctccctcttccctgctTTCCTAAGATTTTCATGTTCCAGCTGTTGCGTGGTTTGTCTTACTGCCACCAGCATAAGATCTTACACAGAGATCTCAAGCCACAGAATCTGCTCATCAATGGGAAAGGGGAACTGAAACTTGCTGACTTTGGTAAGTTAAGGAATGAGGCAGGCATAAGCACTGATGCAGACATAACTCCTTGCTCTCAAAGTGAAGAAATTATGGACAAAGCATAGTAAGAGACATCAGCCCTCAGCTCACCTCCTGATAACCAAATCTTCTGATTGAgacctgtgttttcattttgaataatttttttgTCATTCCAGTTCAAATTGTTTTACCAGTGCAGTATTTTCATTTAATTGTTCTCTTTAGTTCTGTATACAAGAGGTGGAACCATAATAAAAATTTTCATAGGTATCTACAGTGACATTTTGCAAGTATTCTGATCCAGCAGTTTTTGCACCAGTCTACCTAAATAGTAATGCTAGCATAACGTATATGTTCCAATAGTCAGCATAGTGTCTTCATTTGTGATGTTATGAGAACCAAAAAACCATTTCTGTTACAGTCAGTAACGCATCTACTAGTGGGATAGCTAACCAGTCAGGGCATTACGTTTTCTAAACTTTGGATTTGCGCTGTTGTCTTGATACGGCACCAAAGCATTTTCTAGCTGCTTTCCCAACTGTGACTTGCACAAGAATCCTTAAGCACATTAACTTCCATATTTAAATAAGTTTAGCATTGGGGTGTTAGGATCCTTTTGGAAGTGGGTAGTGGCACTTACTAAGATAATGTAAATCTTAACTGGAATGAAATTAGTGGTAGCAAACCACGGGCTCGTGTCTCACTGGTGTACTTTTCACCCTCAGGCCTAGCTAGAGCAAAGTCTGTCCCAACAAAAACATACTCCAATGAAGTTGTCACATTATGGTACCGGCCTCCCGATGTCCTACTGGGATCCACAGAATACTCTACGCCCATTGACATGTGGTAAGCTGAGGGTCtgtgcttgggaggggggattagTGTGATTCTCCCCTATTAGAAGAGCACAGCACCAGCTCCCAGTTTGCCTTGTCCATATTACCCATTGCTTCCAGAGCCCAGGGGACCCTGTACTAGCCTTCATCATGGCTCATACAGAAAGAGGATATGGGAAATTCTCATAGCTGGATTCTTCATGTTTCTGGAGGCTTTCTCCTCTTTTCCTGCTGGTTGGTTCAGTaaatgggatggggagcagtTCCTGCTTCTTGCATTGTGTTCTGGTAAAGTATAGTTTAACAACTACAAATAACTGTAGCTATGCCTCTCTCTGCAGAGGCTGAAGCAAATAGAGAAGAACTTGGCAAGCTAGGAGGTAATGAAATTGCCCCAAATGCTTGTGTCTCTTTTCGGTCCATTGTGCTTCATGAGCCCTTCTTCTTTTCAGGGGTGTGGGTTGCATACACTATGAGATGGTCACAGGACGTCCTATGTTCCCTGGATCCACTGTGAAAGAGGAGCTGCATTTAATATTCAGGCTGTTGGGTGAGTCCTCCACATTCTCCAATTCTAGTGTGTGTTTTCTGCTACCCATCTTATTCAACAGATGAAGATTAATGATAACATAGTAgattgtgggtccaatcctatccagttttccaggcccagtgtagctgtgccaatggggcatgcactgtatcctatggtggggaggtagtcacagagaccacctcaaggtatggaaacattcattcccttaccttggggttgcaattcgcttgcaccggtgctggaaagttgaataggattgggctctgtggcaTTTAATAACTACATGTATAGTAACGAGTCTTTCTAGCGAATGATGGGCAAGAGTTCATATACAAGATTCCAAGAAACAGTTCTCAATCATGACAACTCAAATGGTGCCTTCAGCTTCTGTTGCTCAAAACATTATTTTTGTCTAATAGAATCTGCCTCCAAGAATTGGATTTTCTAAAATTGAATTTTACTTTGCAGGGGTTTGATGTGGGAAAGGACAAAAAGGAAGGGCAAGAGAAAAGAGCTATGATGTTTGGACATAAGTAAAGCATTAAGCGCCACGGGTTTATTAGGGAGGGAGCTCTTGGGTCACTAAAATCTCAGCCCCAGAGCACACGCATCCCAATGTTCTAATTGGTTTCTGGTTCGTCCTTGGTTTCTGATTAGGCTAGAGCCTTTTTTATGTTCCTACAGTGAAAAGAGCTGGAACCCTGATTGTTGCATGTAGGTTTCTTTGTGGGTAGATGAGTTTCTTTATGGTTTAATTAAGGTTGGGTTTTTCAGGATTTGGATTTCCTTATTATATTTTGCCTTGTGGTGGATACAGCAAATTGTCTCAGCCCTGCTTGATAGGACTGTACCTGCCTTTTCTTCTCAGGAACACCTACAGAAGAGTCATGGCCTGGTATTACATCTAATGAAGAATTCAAAGCTTACAATTTTGCACAGTGTCGAGCCCAGCCTTTGATAAATCATGCTCCAAGGTAGGATCATGGTCATATGAATCAGTTTGTTGTGGGTCGCTACTGGCAAAGACTAGCAGGGAGATGAGCACCAGCCTCCATGCCTTTCACTTGAGAATTAGCTACAGGTAACAAAGAGGGGTGTCTGTTCTGCAGATTATCGGTCATCTGCATTGTGATCAATGCATGGGCAAAATTCTTTTCTGTCCAGGCATGTACAAATACACTGTCACCAACATCCTTCCTTTGCGGGCAAATCCATCAAATCTTTCCCTGAATCCTATTTTTTAAATTAGTCTTTCTGGTAGTGCCACTAGATGGCATCAGAGATCTGCAGCTCAATCTTCTAATCAAGGGAAAATAGCATTCATTTTTGACCTGTTGTGCTGCCTGTGCCCCAAGATAGCTTCTGAATTGCTAGGTTTGGGCAGGTACTTTCCAAATGGTTAGTGGCTTTTCCTTTGAGCCCTTGTCATTAGGACTTGAATGTGAAAGTATGCTGCTTCAACAATGGCCAGTTGTCTGTAGAGCCTTCCAAATATGGCAAGTGCTTTTCTTCTCTTGCAGGCTGGACACAGAAGGAATTGATCTACTGATGAGTCTCCTCCTGGTAGGTGGCTTTGATTGCTAAGCTCTAACAATGCAACAATTCATCCTCCTAGTATGTCCCAGGGAAAGGGTTttgtattataattataataatgctAGTTATCTCCCAGAGGCTTAAGAGGAAGTGCACAGGGCATCGCATTGCCAGCTATAGCTAGTGTTGCAAAAAGCAAAGGAACTTGGGTCCAAAGGGACCCATCCAAGTGTTGCTCTGCTCTTTCTCCAAGTCTGGGTGCTTTTACAAAGACCTGGAAAACCCCACTTCTCTTCCATATTAAATGGCTGGATTGGCACCCAGTCTTGGTGGGAATTATTTTATAAGTAAAGTTATATTTTCAGTCTTCCTCCTGTCCCATATAGACAACAGTTTGGAGCACCCGACCAAGGAGAGATAGTGAAAAGTGGCTTACATAGATTGGTcagtttgaaacaaacaaaaaagaggtTGATTAAAAACCAaagcataaaataaaattaaagctTCAAGTAAGCATAGTCTGGTTTTCTCTCTTTCAATCTGCGAGTCTTTGCTAGTCATTTGGCTAACTTCTGAGATATCACTATTGTCAAAGAAgcctgatttttcttttaaaaacaacggTGGGATGGCAGTTGAATTGGATCAGAATATTTGGCCTAAAGTGGTGGAGGTTTAAACTCTCTATTCTTGCCATGCCATTTTCCAATTGAAATCTTCCACTCCCAAGCTGCTGTTTGCTCTGTTGTTTTGTGTTACATTTTCTTAAGGTACCTGCAGGCTTTCCCTAATGCCCCACAgtcctttccctttccataggtgCTCTCAAAAGCGATAGGAGATATGGTTGCAAAACTGCAATACCTCACCTGGCTGAATCGCATACAAGCGGTAAAACATG from Tiliqua scincoides isolate rTilSci1 chromosome 4, rTilSci1.hap2, whole genome shotgun sequence encodes the following:
- the CDK18 gene encoding cyclin-dependent kinase 18 isoform X1 — translated: MNKMKTFKRRFSLSVPRTETIEESLAEFTEQFNQLNNRKNEDLAQGRLHLSHLNRDIQTQPSSTSPSEGQSPTAVRYRNGNQRRFSMEDVSKRLSLPMDIRLPPEFLQKLEMESPEISKPLSRVSRRASLSDIGFGKMETYIKLDKLGEGTYATVFKGRSKLTENLVALKEIRLEHEEGAPCTAIREVSLLKNLKHANIVTLHDIIHTKCSLTLVFEYLDSDLKQYLDNCGNLMSMYNVKIFMFQLLRGLSYCHQHKILHRDLKPQNLLINGKGELKLADFGLARAKSVPTKTYSNEVVTLWYRPPDVLLGSTEYSTPIDMWGVGCIHYEMVTGRPMFPGSTVKEELHLIFRLLGTPTEESWPGITSNEEFKAYNFAQCRAQPLINHAPRLDTEGIDLLMSLLLYEAKRRISAESALRHPYFSALGEHIHLLPETASIFSLKEIQLQKDPGYRGSGFQHSARGKNRRQSIF